The following coding sequences lie in one Rutidosis leptorrhynchoides isolate AG116_Rl617_1_P2 chromosome 6, CSIRO_AGI_Rlap_v1, whole genome shotgun sequence genomic window:
- the LOC139852760 gene encoding uncharacterized protein At5g48480-like, with the protein MATEATNGAATGDNNGAPVEKTVTFTAVKPQVFVESFKASDAVEFYKAAFGAEEVNRVNHPKRKADQELPLLLSAEIKLGSSSILISDLSDDSTALVKTVSTGLVFCLETEDIEAAMDKAVKAGATAEGEISECEGACGGGRVVKVKDPYGIVWSICTPTTAKKSATVEA; encoded by the exons ATGGCGACCGAAGCAACTAACGGAGCGGCGACCGGAGATAACAACGGTGCGCCGGTCGAGAAGACGGTGACGTTTACGGCCGTGAAACCGCAGGTGTTTGTTGAGTCGTTCAAAGCGAGCGATGCCGTTGAGTTTTACAAAGCGGCGTTTGGTGCTGAAGAGGTGAATCGCGTTAATCATCCGAAGAGGAAAGCCGATCAAGAGCTGCCATTGCTTCTTTCTGCTGAAATCAAACTCGGTTCTTCGAGTATTCTCATTTCTGATCTCTCTGATGACTCTACAGCTCT TGTGAAAACAGTGAGTACTGGACTGGTCTTTTGCTTGGAGACTGAAGACATTGAAGCTGCCATGGACAAAGCAGTAAAGGCTGGTGCGACTGCCGAGGGCGAAATAAGCGAGTGTGAAGGTGCGTGTGGTGGTGGGCGCGTGGTTAAGGTGAAGGACCCCTATGGAATCGTTTGGTCTATCTGCACTCCTACTACTGCTAAAAAATCTGCTACCGTGGAAGCTTAG